The Skermanella rosea sequence TGATGACACTTCGAAAGGAGAACGGCAAGTCTTTGTAGGTAGACAAATTGATGCGTTTGCGGGTAGACCTACCATGCCGGAGGAGCCGGCGGCGCAATGCACGTGCCGCCTCAGGTCCGATCCGTTCCGTCGACGACCGCGCCGCCCCACCCGCCCAACCACAAGCACCCGCGCGCCATGGACGATGATTACCGTCAGCCAAGTCCTTATTCCGCAGGGATTTTCGCCGACAGCAGCAGCGACCATATCAACGAATGCATCGCCCGGATCGAGGCCCTCAAGTTCAAGGTCCTTGGCAGCTCAAGATTGTTCGACTTCGAACAGCATGAGTTCCTGAGCGAGCTGAACACCTTGCGGGCGGCCTATCTCCATCTCTGTACCCTGTCGCTGCCCGCGCCGGCCCCCCTGAACGAGCAGATGCGGCCAGCGGTCGGGGCCCGCGGCCGCGCGAACCTGGAGCTTGAAGGCGTCCTGGGCGCCAACCACCAGATCGCGGCCAATCTGGACCGCATCGCGCGCATCGCCCCGTCCCAGCTCACCGTCCTGCTGGAGGGGGAGACCGGGTCCGGCAAGGAGCTTTTCGCCCGGATCATCCATCTCAACAGCAAGCGCGACAAGTTCGTCGCCGTCAACTGCGGGGCCCTGCCCAGCGGTGTGATCGAATCCGAACTGTTCGGTCACTCGAAAGGCGCCTTCACCGGCGCCACGGCGGACCGCAAGGGCAGGTTCGAGGAGGCCAACGGCGGCACGATCTTCCTGGACGAGGTCGGGGAACTGGAGCCTCTCGCCCAGGTCAAGCTGCTGCGCACGCTGGACGTCGGCGAGATCCAGAGGGTCGGATCGGACAAGGTGACCAAGGTCGATGTCCGGGTCATCGCCGCAACCAACCGGAACCTGGAGCAGATGGTCAGCGACGGGACCTTCCGCGAGGATCTGTTCTTCCGCCTGAACATCTGCCACCTGCTGATCCCGCCGCTGCGGGAGAGGCGGGACGAAATCCAGCTGCTGCTGGAGTATTTCATCCGCAAGGTCTGCGCCGACAACGGCATCCCGGTGCCGACTCTGGATCCGGAGCTGAAGCGGTTCCTGGTGGAGACCTATCATTATCCGGGCAACATCCGGGAACTGCGGAACCTGGGCATGTATATCGCCCATATCTTCGACGGTCGTCCGGTACGCGTGGCGGACCTGCCCCAGCGCTATACCCGGGCGCACATCGATCCCGCGCCGGCGCATCCCGACGACGACCACCGCGTGGTCCGCGACCGGGCCGAGCGCAGCCATCTGAGCGAACTGCTGCTGCGCCACAGCGGTGACATCAAGGCGGTCTGCGCGGCCCTGGACCTATCGCGCGCGCGTTTGTACCAACTCCTCAAGAAGCACCATCTCCGCCCCGACGAGTTCCGCCAGCGCTGAGGCGGCAGGATTCATCGGTCCCGCAGCCGGCCGGCAAGGTCCGCGACATGGGCGGCCAGGGACCCTGCGAGGCAGAGCGCGATCCAGCCCCACCATCCGTCGCTCAGCGCCGCTCGGAGCGCCAGCATCAGGCAGGCGCCCGACGCCAGGTTCGGCAGGAGCGACCAGGCCAGCCGGACGCGGCCCCGGCGCTTCATCCAGGCGAACAGCGCCGCAGCCTCGATCGCCACCATCACCAGGATGGCGTCGACGATCCGGCCGTCGGCGAAAAGCTCTTCCACGGCAAACGGCTCCCCGAAAAGGAAAACGGCCCGGGAGTTTCCTCCCGGGCCGTCCTTCCGACTGCACGACGGTCCGTGACCTTACGCTGCGGCCTTCGAGGCGATGACCTCGTCGGCAACGTTGCGCGGCACCGGATCGTAGTGGCTGAACTCCATCGTGAAGGTAGCACGGCCGGAGGTCATGCTGCGCAGGTCGCCGATGAAGCCGAACATCTCGGACAACGGGACGTGCGCTTCGACCGCCAGGTTCATGCCGCGCTCGAACTGGCCCAGGATCAGGCCGCGACGACGGTTCAGGTCGCCGATGACGTCGCCCAGGTGGTTCTCGGGGGTGACGACCTCGACCTTCATGATCGGCTCGAGCAGGACCGGGTTGGCCCGGCGGATCGCCTCGCGGAAGCAGGCCTTGGCCGCGATTTCGAACGCCAGCGCGCTGGAGTCGACGTCGTGGTACTTGCCGTCCACCAGGGTCGCCTTGAAGTCCACGGTCGGGAAGCCGGCGAGGACGCCGTCTTCCTTCTGGACCTCGATGCCGCTGCCGACCGCCGGGATGTACTCGCGGGGAACGGCGCCGCCGACGATCGCGTCGACGAACTCGAAGCCCTCGCCGCGCTCCTTCGGCTCGAAGATGACCTTGACTTCGGCGAACTGGCCCGAACCGCCGGTCTGCTTCTTGTGGGTGTAGACGTGCTCGATCTTGCTGGTGATCGTCTCACGGTACGCCACCTGCGGGCGGCCCACGACGGCTTCCACGCCGAACTCGGTGCGGATGCGGTCGATGGTGATCTCCAGGTGAAGCTCGCCCATGCCGCGCAGGATGGTCTGCCCGGTCTCCTTGTCCAGCTCCAGGCGGAGCGAGGGGTCGGCGCGGACCATCTTGCCCAGCGCGGTGCCCAGCTTCTCCTGGTCGCCCTTGGCCTTCGGCTCGACCGAAACGCTGATGACCGGATCTGGGAACTTCATGCGCTCCAGGATGACCGGGTGGGCCGGGTCGCACAGGGTGTCACCGGTCTCCGTCTCGGCCAGCGAGACGAAGGCGATGATGTCGCCCGCGCGGCATTCCTCGATCGCGTTGGTGTCCTTCGCGTAGACCTCCACCATGCGGCCGATGCGCTCGCGCTTGCCCCGGGTGGAGTTCAGCAGGGTCATGCCCTTGGCCGCCACGCCGGAATAGACGCGGGCGAAGGTCAGCGCGCCGAACTGGTTGTTGATGACCTTGAAGGCCAGCGCCGCGAAGGGCTCGTCGTCGGAGCAGATACGCTCGCCGACCACGTCGCCGTTCTCGTCCACGGTCTTGATCGCCTCGACGTCGGTCGGCGAGGGCAGGTACCAGACCACGGCGTCCAGCATCTGCGGCACGCCCTTGTTCTTGAACGAGCTGCCGGCGATGACCGGGGTGAAGGCGCTGCTGACGGTGCCCTTGCGGATGCACTTGCGGAGGACGTCGACCGAAGGATCCTCACCGCTGTCCAGGTAGGCTTCCATCGCCGCGTCGTCCTGCTCGAGCGCGGTGTCGATCAGCTCCTGGCGGTACTTCGGGATGTCCCGGAGGATGTCGAGGTCTTCCTTGACGTCGATCTTCAGCTTGGCGGCGAGATCGTCGGTGATCTCCCACTCTTCCCACTGGGCGTCCTTCTCGTCCGAGAACCAGACGAGGGCCTTCATGGTGACGAGGTCGATCAGGCCGCGGAAATTGTCCTCCGAGCCGATCGGCAGCGACAGCACCATCGGGCGGGCGCCCAGGCGGTTGACGATCATGTCGACGCAGCGGCGGAAGTTGGCGCCGGAGCGGTCCATCTTGTTGACGTAGCACATGCGCGGGACGTTGTAGTTGTCCGCGAGGCGCCAGTTCGTCTCCGACTGCGGCTCGACGCCGGCGACGCCGTCGAACACCACCACGGCACCGTCGAGCACGCGCAGCGAACGATTCACCTCGATCGTGAAGTCGACGTGGCCCGGGGTGTCGATCACGTTGATCTGGTGATCCTTCCAGAACACGGTCACGGCCGCGCTCTGGATGGTGATGCCGCGCTTCTGCTCCTGCTCCATGTAGTCGGTGGTGGCGGCACCGTCGTGCACCTCACCGATCTTGTAGCTGCGGCCCGTGTAATAAAGGATGCGCTCCGTCGTGGTGGTCTTGCCGGCATCGACGTGGGCGATGATGCCGATGTTGCGCATGTCCTTGAGTGGCGTTCTGCGTGCCATGAGTACTATTCCTGAGCCAGTCTCGACCGACGCCGAGACGTCGGAGGATAACCCCGGCTTTATGGGTTGGAGTTCGCCGACCGCGACCGTCCACCTTCCATCGGGGAAGCGGGCAGGGGCGGCAGTTGCGCGCTCAGGCAGCCGGGTCGGATGACCCGCCGCCATTGCACTGTCCTATACAGGAAATTTGGTATCGAAAATATGGCAGTGACCTCAAAAAGGTAAGTGCGACATTTCGTCTCTCCCCTCCGAAGGACGGTTCCAGAAAATTTCCACATAGTGTCGGCGCGGCGCCACACCAGCCATGAAACCGCGGAATCCGCCCGGAGCTGCCCCCTGACGCGTCTTTCCTGTTGACTATGCTAAACGATTTCATGCAGTTATCCAGAGTGCCCAAAATATAGGCAACGCTTCGAGACCCGCGTCCTGACCGATGGACGCACACTTCTCCCGCGACTTTCCCACAAGGTTATCCACAGGATCTGGGGAAATCATACGCGGGTGGGTAGCCTTTGCGCGGCTCTCCGGCACGGATCATTAGGAGCGGGAGGTCATGACTCGATACCTCCAACCATATCGCCATCTGGTCGCTCTCCATGCTTCCGGCTCCGGGACCGTGAGGCGCCCGGTGAACCGGAAGGCGTCAGTAACCCATGAAGAACCAGTTAATGGGTTCAGCAGCCTATAATGGGATCTTGAGCCTGAGATAGCCCCTCATGCTTATCTTCCTATATTCTGTTCTGTCGCTCCACCCGGGGTTTCCCCGATATCTGACGGGTAAGATGCAGGACCTGCAGAATCGCATCCCCTATGATCTGCGAATTCGCAGTTAGCCCGCGCATCATGAAAATTCATCATGGTGGACGCTTCGGGGAACTTTCGAGGTCTTCAGCGCTGGAGCGGCTGTTGGGCGATTTTGGTTCGCCGGTCCATCCTTGGACACCTGCTGCGGACGAGTTCGCAGCCCGTGGCTGCGCGCGTCCACATCCGGTTTTCCATTGTTCGTTTAGAATATTCAACACAGTGCCGTTTGAAATTCCGAACGGATTGATCGGGTCATGGCGCATGCGGCATCCAGGCCTGCGGCAGCGTACCTCTTATTTGAGCGGCCCATCCGCTTCGTATTCGCACACCATGCGACTGCTTTGGGTTCTACTGGAATTCAGGCATGCGCCAGGGAGAACGCGATGCTCAAGCTTGGAACCAGGGTCGGGTACGGTGATCAGGTCGGCCGCGTCGTGGGGCGGACCATCGAACTGCAACCCAAGTACGATATCATGCTCGCCAACGGCACCATCCGCTCCTACGTGCGGGAGGTGGACCTCGTGGTCGTCCCGCTGCCGTCCGATGGGCCACTGGTCGCCGGGACCCGCGAGCCTATGTCGATGCAGCGGAACGACGTGAATGAAGAGGAGCGGGATGCGGATCCTGATCGTGGAAGATGACGGTCTGCTGGCCGCGAAGCTGGGACTGACGCTGGAGGATGGCGGGCACGAGGTCGTTGGCTATGCCACGACCGTGAAGGCGGCCATGGACCTGGCGCAGCGGCACCGCCCGGCCCTGACCCTGATGGATATCGATCTCGGACCGGGGGGGAGCGGCATCGCCGCGGCCCGGGGAATGAAGAAGCATTTCGGGCTGGTTTCGCTGTTCGTCACCGAACAGCCGGACAGGGCCAGGCAGGCCGCCGACGCCGCCCTGGGCTTCCTGGGGAAACCCTATGCTGCGGATAGTGTCCTGGCCAGCGTCCGCGTCGCGGCAGCGGTCATGGCAAACGAGCCGCCGGGCGATTTGCCCGACGGCCTGATGTTGTTCACGGAAGCTGGAATGGTACGGGCCGATCCGTAAGGCGGCGTCTCGCCTGGACGGGGCCGCTCAGGCCGCCATGCGCTCGGCCGCGGCACGCCGGCTCAGGCGGAGCCGGGCGATCATGGCCTCGATGGTTTCCCGTTCGACCGCGTCGCGGCGCATCACGAGCTGGATGATCGGATCGTTCAGCAGGTCGTTCAATGAGGGTTCTTTACGCGGATTGCCGGTCATGACGTTTCTCCCCCTTGGGCGCGCAGTTCCTAGACTAGCGCATTCGCCTTACTGGCGCTTTGCACCTTTATGAACCAAATGCTACTCCATGTCCGCAGCGCTTACGAGAGTGATCTTTCGAGTAGCGAACCAATAAATTGCCAGGAAGTCTTGGCGAGTACAAGACAAATTCCCCGCTGTTTTGTTTTGCTTCGACTGGTATTACCGCATTCCTCTTCGCAATCGCAAAATCGAACTCAGGCGCCGTCGCGCTCGTAAGCTTCGCTCCGTGACGACACCAGCACGTCGCGCTTGCCCACATGGTTGGCCGAGCTGACGATCCCCTCGGCTTCCATGCGGTCGACCAGCCGGGCCGAGCGGTTGTAGCCGATCTGCAGGCAGCGCTGGATGAAGCTGACCGAGGCCTTGCGCTCGCGGGTCACCAGGGCGACCGCATGCTCGTACAACTCGTCGTCGCTGCCGGTGAACGGGGCGGCACCCTCCTCCGGAGCGGGGGAGGGGGCCTCCTCGTCGTCGCCGGCGCTGTCGTCGTCCTCCGTGATGGAATGGAGATAGTCGGGAGAGCCCTGTTCCTTCAAGTGGCGGACGACGTCCTCCACCTCCTCGTCGGTGACGAAGGGTCCGTGGACGCGGGTGATGCGGCCGCCGCCGGCCATATAGAGCATGTCGCCCTGGCCGAGCAGCTGCTCGGCACCCTGCTCGCCCAGGATGGTGCGGCTGTCGATCTTGCTGGTGACCTGGAAGCTGATGCGGGTCGGGAAATTGGCCTTGATCGTGCCGGTGATCACGTCCACCGAGGGCCGCTGGGTCGCCATGATCAGGTGGATGCCGGCCGCCCGGGCCATCTGCGCCAGACGCTGGATCGCCGCCTCGATGTCCTTGCCGGCGACCAGCATCAGGTCCGCCATCTCGTCCACCACCACCACGATGTAGGGCAGGGACTTAAGCTCCATCGGCTGTTCCTCGAAGATCGGCTGGCGCTTGGCCTTGTCGTAGCCGACCTGGACCTGGCGGAACACCTGCTCACCGGTCTCCAGCAGTTCCGCGATGCGCTGGTTGTAGCCCTCGATGTTGCGGACGCCGAACTTGGCCATCGCGCGGTAGCGGCTCTCCATCTCGCGCACGGCCCATTTCAGGGCGACGATCGCCTTCTTCGGATCTGTCACCACGGGGGCCAGCAGGTGCGGGATGCCGTCGTAAACCGACAGTTCCAGCATCTTGGGGTCGACCATGATGAAGCGGCACTTCTCCGGCGGCAGGCGGTAGAGCAGCGACAGGATCATGGTGTTGATGCAGACCGACTTGCCCGACCCGGTGGTGCCGGCGATCAGCAAGTGCGGCATGCGCGCCAGGTCCACCACGATCGGTGTGCCGCCGATGTCTTTGCCCAGCACCAGCGCCAGCTTGGCCGGGGTCTGCTGGTAGGCGTCGCAGTCCAGCATCTCGCGCAGGAAGACCTTTTCGCGCGTCGGGTTGGGCAGCTCGATGCCGATCACGCTGCGGCCGGGCACCACCGCGATGCGGACGGTGAGCGCCCGCATGGACCGGGCGATGTCCTCCGCCAGGTTTATCACGCGCGACGACTTCAGGCCGGGAGCCGGCTCCAGCTCGTACAGGGTGACGACGGGGCCGGGCCTGACCTCCATGATCTCGCCGCGGACGCCGAAATTCTTCAGCACCGTTTCCAGGTTGCGGGCGTTGTGGGCGAGCGAGGTCTCGTCCATGGTCGCCTTGTCGGTCGGCGGGGCCGGCTGCAGCAACTCGACCGGCGGCAGCTCGTAGGGCGCGTTCGGATCGCGGGGGGCGGCTTCGGAGAACTCCCCGTCCTCGCCGTCCCCGGCCGCGTCGCCATCCATGCCGAAGCCGTCCGCATCGTCGTCGGCGTCCTGGCCGACCATGGGCGCCCTGGCGGTCGCCTCGCCCCATTCCACGCCGGCGAGGAAGGCGTTGGCGGCGATGACCGCGAACAGCTCCTCCTGCTGCCCGGTACCGTAGGCGATGGTCGCGTCCGGCCGGCCCGGATTGATCTCCAAGACCCATTCGACCGCGCCGTCGGACCATTCGTCCAGGAGGAGCCTGAACGGCTGGCTGTTCATGGCACAGCTCAGGTTGAATTCCTGGGCGGTCGTAATGTCGGAATTAGCCGCATCGATGGGCAGACGGCTTTCCTGCTGAGTCATGGTCTGGTCCAAACACCTGGAATAGTGAATCGGGAAACGCCGGCGGCCGGCCCCCCGTGCCGCATCCTAACGCCGCTCCGTCTCCCAATGGTAAATCTTCGTCAATACTCGGCGCGCATGCGGCCGAATTTCTGTCGGCCCTCAGAACGCCCTGGGGGCCCCCGTGGCGACTGGATGGGGCCGGTCGAGCTTGTAGGCGCCGACGAGCAGCTTGCCCACGGTGGAGCCGTCCTCGGTCAGCGGGAGCACGAGCCGTTCCCAGGTCGAGGGAACGCCGTCGAAGTCGGCGGAATAGACGCGGGCGACCGGCCGGACCTCCGTCCGGACGCGGTCGTACTCCGCGCGCAGGATGTCGCCTTGGGGCTCGGGCAGGCGCGCGATCGACTGCCCGACCCGATCCCCGCCGAAGGAGTCCGAGAAGGACTGGCCATAGTAGGAATAGACGAAGTCCGAATTGCGGACCACGTCCATGATCAGCAGGTTGCCCAGCCAGGGCCGCAGTCCCGTCGGGTTCAGCGCGGATGCCAGCGGCAGAGGCGCTCCGGCGCATTGCTCCAGCCAGAAGGCGTACAGGCTGAGCAGCTTGGGATGGCGAAGGACGAGGGTTTCGTCGGTCATGTCGATATGCGCTGCCCCACGTCAGCGGGTGAAGGTCGGGAACATGAAATCGGCCGGTGCCCCGCGTGACGACGACCGCCTGGAAAATCGGCCCATCGGGGTCGTACCCGGCGGGCCGAACCCTTGCGGGCATGCATCGACAGGCGGGGAATTGCCCGGTCGCCCTACGGGTAACAGGCTGGCGGAGTCGCTGGCAAGGTGTTTCTGAAACTTGTCACCCCGCGCCGATCCGGGGGAACACAATGGCAACGATCAGCCCCGGCCGGTTGTCGTCCATTTCGAGCCGGGCGCCATGCAGCCGCGCCACGGCATCGACGAGGCTCAGCCCCAGCCCGTTCCCGGGCGAACTCCGGCTCGACTCAAGGCGCACGAACCGGCGCAGGACGGTCTCCCGCTGGTCGGCCGGGATTCCCGGTCCGCCGTCGGACACCGAGATGCAGGTGCCGCGGGCGCCGTCGGGACCATCGACCGCCAGCGTGACGCGACCGCCGGGTGGGGAGTACTTCAGGGCGTTGTCCAGCAGGTTGGCGACCGCCTGGGCGAGGAGCTGCTGGTTGCCGAGCACGACCGGCTCGGCCCGGATGTCGCTGGCGAAGGTGAGCCCGGCCTCCTCGGCAGCGGGTTCGTAGAGGTCGGCGATCTGGCGGGCGATATCGGCCAGGGCGACCTTCTGGAAGCTGCGCTGAAGGGTTCCGGCCTCGGCCTCGGCGATGCTGAGCAGGGCGGAGAAGATGCCGAGCAGACGGTCCGCCTCGCCGATCGCCTCCTGGATCGCGGCCCGGTACTCGTCCTCGCCGGAGCATTCGACCAGGGTGATCTCCAGGCGGGACCGCAGCCGCGTCAGCGGCGTCCGCAGGTCGTGCGCGACGCTGTCGGAGACCTGCCGCATGCCCACCATGAGCTGCTCGATCTGGTCGAGCATAGCGTTCAGATTTCCGGCGAGCTGGTCCAGCTCGTCGCCGCTGCCCTGGACCGCCATCCGCTCCTGCAGGGCTCCCGACATGATCTGACGGGTCGTCCGGTTGATCGCGTCGATGCGGTGCATGACGTTGCGGCTGATCAGCACGCCGCCGGCGGCGCCCAAGCCTATCGTCAGGAGCAGCGCCCAGGCGAGCGAGATCAGCACCCGTTCCTGGAAATGGCTGCGCTCCCGGGTATCGCGCCCGACCAGAAGGTGATAGCCACCGGACAGCGTGAACATCACGGCCCGGGCGTCGTGGCGTCGGCCGTCCGGCACCGGCGGCGCGTCCTTGATCTCGAACTCGACCCAGCCGTCCTGGTCCGGGACGGCGTCGGGCCAGGCCGAAAGGTTGCCGGCCAGGGGGGCGTAGGTCGGCGACGCCACTAGGTACAGGGTGTTCGACCGCGGCGTGGCGCTGCGGGCGTTGACGACCTCGATCAGGCCGGGCAGCCGCCGCTGACGGTAATGCTCGCGCAATCCTGCGATCTCCGCCGCGATGGTCTCGTCGGTCTGGCGCTCGATGAAGCCCGCGGTGAACCAGTAGATGAGCCCGAGGATCACCAGCACCGAGGCGATGAACAGGCCGAGATAGAGCAGTGCCACCCGGAAGGTGGTGGTCCTGAGCAGGCCGAGGTCAGGCACGCAGGGTATATCCGGCGCCGCGCACGGTGTGGATCATCGGTGTCGGGAAGTCGCGGTCGATCTTCTGCCGCAGCCGCGCCACGTGCACGTCGATCACGTTGGTCTGTGGGTCGAAATGATAGTCCCAGACATTCTCCAGCAGCATGGTCCGGGTCACGACGTTGCCGGCGTGCCGCATCAGGTATTCCAGCAGCCTGAACTCCCGGGGGAGCAGGTCGATCTGCTTGGCCCCCCGGCGGACCCGCCGCGCCAGCAGGTCCATCTCCAGGTCGCCGACCTGCAGCCGGGTGGTCGCCGCCGCTCCGGCCGACTTGCGCCGGCCCAGGGCCTCGACCCGGGCCAGCAGCTCGGAAAAGGCGTAGGGCTTCGTCAGGTAGTCGTCGCCGCCGGCCCGCAGCCCCCGCACCCGGTCGTCGACGCTGCCCAGCGCGCTGAGGAACAGGACCGGCGTCTCGGTGCCGGCCCCGCGCAGGATCTCCACCAGCGACAGGCCGTCGCGCCCCGGCAGCAGCCGGTCGACGATCAGCACGTCGTAGGTCTCGGACCCCGCCATGAACAGGCCGTCCTTGCCGTCGGCCACGTGGTCGACCACGTGGCCGCTCTCCCTCAGGCCCTTGACCATGTAGGCGGCGGCCTGGGCGTCGTCCTCGATGACCAGTATCTTCATGCCTCCATCATAGCCGATCGAGGACCGCTCGCCAGGAGGATCGCTCCGTCCGGAGGGAGCGGGACGGTCGTCGGGGGAGGCTCCCCCGAAGCCCCTGCCCATGATCACGCCTTCTTGATCGGAATGGCGACGAACTGCTCGGTGCCCTGGCGATTGACCCGCAGCAGCACCGCCCCGCGGCCCGCCTCCCTGGCCTCCTGGACCTTCGCCGCGATCTGGGCGGGAGCGGCCACCCGCTCGTTGCCGACCTCGGTGATGACGTCGCCCGGCCGCAGGTTCACGCCGTCGGCGGTATCCTCGAGCCCGACCACCAGCACGCCCTCGACACCCTCGGACAGGCCGAAGCGGCGCCGGCCGGTCGCGTCGATCGAGGACAGGGTCAGGCCGAGGACGGAGTCGGTCTGGGCCGCTCCCGGCCCGTCCGGCGACTGCGTCGCGGCGGCGACCTGGGGCTGGTCAGGCATCGCGTCCAGCGTGACGGAGACGGTCTCGCGCTTGCCCCGGCGCAGCACGTCGAGCTTCACGGTCGACCCGGTCTTGCTGTCGGCCACCATCCGGGTCAGATCCTTGATGGTGTCGACCGGCCGGCCGTCCAGCGCCAGGATCACGTCCCCCGCTGCGAGCTTCGCCTTGGCGGCCGGGCTGTTCGACGTCACGTCCGCGACCAGCGCGCCCTTGGGCTGACCGAGGCCGAGGCTGTCGGCGATCTCCGGCGTGACCTGCTGGATCTGCACGCCAAGCCAGCCGCGGCTGACCGTGCCGTTCTCGCGCAGCTGGGCGATGACGCCCTTGGCCAGGTTCGAGGGGATCGCGAAGCCGATGCCGACGCTGCCGCCGTTGGGCGAGAAGATGGCCGTGTTGATCCCGATCACGCGGCCGTGGACGTCGAAGGTCGGGCCGCCGGAATTGCCTCGGTTGATCGAGGCGTCGAGCTGCAGGAAGTCGTCGTACGGCCCGGCCTGGATGTCGCGACCGCGGGCGGAAACGATGCCGGAGGTCACCGTGCCGCCGAGCCCGAACGGGTTGCCGATCGCGATGACCCAGTCGCCGACGCGCGCCGTGTCGCTGTCGCCGAACTCCAGGTAGGCCAGCGGCTTTTCGGCATCGACCTTCAGCAGCGCCAGGTCGGTCTTCGGATCGCGCCCGACCAGCTTGGCGTCCAGCCTGGAGCCGTCATGCAGGGTCACGCTGATCTCGTCGGCGCCGTCGATCACGTGGTTGTTGGTCACCACGTAGCCCGCGGCG is a genomic window containing:
- a CDS encoding sigma-54 interaction domain-containing protein — its product is MHVPPQVRSVPSTTAPPHPPNHKHPRAMDDDYRQPSPYSAGIFADSSSDHINECIARIEALKFKVLGSSRLFDFEQHEFLSELNTLRAAYLHLCTLSLPAPAPLNEQMRPAVGARGRANLELEGVLGANHQIAANLDRIARIAPSQLTVLLEGETGSGKELFARIIHLNSKRDKFVAVNCGALPSGVIESELFGHSKGAFTGATADRKGRFEEANGGTIFLDEVGELEPLAQVKLLRTLDVGEIQRVGSDKVTKVDVRVIAATNRNLEQMVSDGTFREDLFFRLNICHLLIPPLRERRDEIQLLLEYFIRKVCADNGIPVPTLDPELKRFLVETYHYPGNIRELRNLGMYIAHIFDGRPVRVADLPQRYTRAHIDPAPAHPDDDHRVVRDRAERSHLSELLLRHSGDIKAVCAALDLSRARLYQLLKKHHLRPDEFRQR
- the fusA gene encoding elongation factor G, which codes for MARRTPLKDMRNIGIIAHVDAGKTTTTERILYYTGRSYKIGEVHDGAATTDYMEQEQKRGITIQSAAVTVFWKDHQINVIDTPGHVDFTIEVNRSLRVLDGAVVVFDGVAGVEPQSETNWRLADNYNVPRMCYVNKMDRSGANFRRCVDMIVNRLGARPMVLSLPIGSEDNFRGLIDLVTMKALVWFSDEKDAQWEEWEITDDLAAKLKIDVKEDLDILRDIPKYRQELIDTALEQDDAAMEAYLDSGEDPSVDVLRKCIRKGTVSSAFTPVIAGSSFKNKGVPQMLDAVVWYLPSPTDVEAIKTVDENGDVVGERICSDDEPFAALAFKVINNQFGALTFARVYSGVAAKGMTLLNSTRGKRERIGRMVEVYAKDTNAIEECRAGDIIAFVSLAETETGDTLCDPAHPVILERMKFPDPVISVSVEPKAKGDQEKLGTALGKMVRADPSLRLELDKETGQTILRGMGELHLEITIDRIRTEFGVEAVVGRPQVAYRETITSKIEHVYTHKKQTGGSGQFAEVKVIFEPKERGEGFEFVDAIVGGAVPREYIPAVGSGIEVQKEDGVLAGFPTVDFKATLVDGKYHDVDSSALAFEIAAKACFREAIRRANPVLLEPIMKVEVVTPENHLGDVIGDLNRRRGLILGQFERGMNLAVEAHVPLSEMFGFIGDLRSMTSGRATFTMEFSHYDPVPRNVADEVIASKAAA
- a CDS encoding response regulator, which gives rise to MRILIVEDDGLLAAKLGLTLEDGGHEVVGYATTVKAAMDLAQRHRPALTLMDIDLGPGGSGIAAARGMKKHFGLVSLFVTEQPDRARQAADAALGFLGKPYAADSVLASVRVAAAVMANEPPGDLPDGLMLFTEAGMVRADP
- a CDS encoding DNA translocase FtsK, producing the protein MTQQESRLPIDAANSDITTAQEFNLSCAMNSQPFRLLLDEWSDGAVEWVLEINPGRPDATIAYGTGQQEELFAVIAANAFLAGVEWGEATARAPMVGQDADDDADGFGMDGDAAGDGEDGEFSEAAPRDPNAPYELPPVELLQPAPPTDKATMDETSLAHNARNLETVLKNFGVRGEIMEVRPGPVVTLYELEPAPGLKSSRVINLAEDIARSMRALTVRIAVVPGRSVIGIELPNPTREKVFLREMLDCDAYQQTPAKLALVLGKDIGGTPIVVDLARMPHLLIAGTTGSGKSVCINTMILSLLYRLPPEKCRFIMVDPKMLELSVYDGIPHLLAPVVTDPKKAIVALKWAVREMESRYRAMAKFGVRNIEGYNQRIAELLETGEQVFRQVQVGYDKAKRQPIFEEQPMELKSLPYIVVVVDEMADLMLVAGKDIEAAIQRLAQMARAAGIHLIMATQRPSVDVITGTIKANFPTRISFQVTSKIDSRTILGEQGAEQLLGQGDMLYMAGGGRITRVHGPFVTDEEVEDVVRHLKEQGSPDYLHSITEDDDSAGDDEEAPSPAPEEGAAPFTGSDDELYEHAVALVTRERKASVSFIQRCLQIGYNRSARLVDRMEAEGIVSSANHVGKRDVLVSSRSEAYERDGA
- a CDS encoding PAS domain-containing protein → MTDETLVLRHPKLLSLYAFWLEQCAGAPLPLASALNPTGLRPWLGNLLIMDVVRNSDFVYSYYGQSFSDSFGGDRVGQSIARLPEPQGDILRAEYDRVRTEVRPVARVYSADFDGVPSTWERLVLPLTEDGSTVGKLLVGAYKLDRPHPVATGAPRAF
- a CDS encoding sensor histidine kinase; this encodes MPDLGLLRTTTFRVALLYLGLFIASVLVILGLIYWFTAGFIERQTDETIAAEIAGLREHYRQRRLPGLIEVVNARSATPRSNTLYLVASPTYAPLAGNLSAWPDAVPDQDGWVEFEIKDAPPVPDGRRHDARAVMFTLSGGYHLLVGRDTRERSHFQERVLISLAWALLLTIGLGAAGGVLISRNVMHRIDAINRTTRQIMSGALQERMAVQGSGDELDQLAGNLNAMLDQIEQLMVGMRQVSDSVAHDLRTPLTRLRSRLEITLVECSGEDEYRAAIQEAIGEADRLLGIFSALLSIAEAEAGTLQRSFQKVALADIARQIADLYEPAAEEAGLTFASDIRAEPVVLGNQQLLAQAVANLLDNALKYSPPGGRVTLAVDGPDGARGTCISVSDGGPGIPADQRETVLRRFVRLESSRSSPGNGLGLSLVDAVARLHGARLEMDDNRPGLIVAIVFPRIGAG
- a CDS encoding winged helix-turn-helix domain-containing protein; this encodes MKILVIEDDAQAAAYMVKGLRESGHVVDHVADGKDGLFMAGSETYDVLIVDRLLPGRDGLSLVEILRGAGTETPVLFLSALGSVDDRVRGLRAGGDDYLTKPYAFSELLARVEALGRRKSAGAAATTRLQVGDLEMDLLARRVRRGAKQIDLLPREFRLLEYLMRHAGNVVTRTMLLENVWDYHFDPQTNVIDVHVARLRQKIDRDFPTPMIHTVRGAGYTLRA
- a CDS encoding DegQ family serine endoprotease, producing MVPHLPVTRSPARPLSAAPALASRFRRATAAFLLGTTILSGAAAMRPGDAAAAPVTVPAVSQELPGSFADLVDRVMPAVVNVSTVQGGDAAPEQRSLPGMPEFPPGSPFEEFFRQFQEQQRGARPRAERQQAQGSGFIIDAAGYVVTNNHVIDGADEISVTLHDGSRLDAKLVGRDPKTDLALLKVDAEKPLAYLEFGDSDTARVGDWVIAIGNPFGLGGTVTSGIVSARGRDIQAGPYDDFLQLDASINRGNSGGPTFDVHGRVIGINTAIFSPNGGSVGIGFAIPSNLAKGVIAQLRENGTVSRGWLGVQIQQVTPEIADSLGLGQPKGALVADVTSNSPAAKAKLAAGDVILALDGRPVDTIKDLTRMVADSKTGSTVKLDVLRRGKRETVSVTLDAMPDQPQVAAATQSPDGPGAAQTDSVLGLTLSSIDATGRRRFGLSEGVEGVLVVGLEDTADGVNLRPGDVITEVGNERVAAPAQIAAKVQEAREAGRGAVLLRVNRQGTEQFVAIPIKKA